A stretch of Pseudomonas sp. LRP2-20 DNA encodes these proteins:
- the xdhC gene encoding xanthine dehydrogenase accessory protein XdhC — protein sequence MHQWINALADHQSRGEACVLVTIIEERGSTPRNAGSKMVVSASGLFDTIGGGHLEYKALHIARQMLEEHRSTPHLERFSLGASLGQCCGGATVLLFEPMAAVQAQIAVFGAGHVGRALVPLLAALPCRVRWIDSREQEFPEFIPNGVSKIVSEEPVDEVADLPPGSYCIVMTHNHQLDLELTAAILKRNDFTWFGLIGSKTKRVKFEHRLRERGYDDAVLARMRCPMGLPEVKGKLPIEIAVSIAGEIIATYNACFGQHDAAANAGPIAQLLPPSRRSQAI from the coding sequence ATGCACCAATGGATCAACGCCCTCGCCGACCACCAGTCCCGTGGCGAAGCCTGCGTGCTGGTGACCATCATCGAGGAGCGCGGTTCGACCCCGCGCAACGCTGGCTCGAAGATGGTCGTCAGCGCCAGCGGCCTGTTCGACACCATCGGCGGCGGCCACCTGGAATACAAGGCCCTGCACATCGCCCGGCAGATGCTCGAAGAACACCGCAGCACCCCGCACCTGGAGCGCTTCAGCCTCGGTGCCAGCCTCGGCCAGTGCTGCGGCGGTGCCACCGTGCTGCTGTTCGAGCCAATGGCTGCGGTGCAGGCGCAGATCGCCGTGTTCGGCGCGGGCCATGTCGGCCGTGCTCTGGTACCCTTGCTCGCCGCCCTGCCCTGCCGGGTGCGCTGGATCGACTCGCGTGAACAGGAATTCCCCGAATTCATCCCCAACGGGGTGAGCAAGATCGTCAGTGAGGAACCGGTCGACGAAGTCGCAGACCTGCCGCCAGGCAGCTACTGCATCGTCATGACCCACAACCACCAGCTCGACCTGGAACTGACCGCCGCCATTCTCAAGCGCAACGATTTCACCTGGTTCGGCCTGATTGGCTCGAAGACCAAACGGGTCAAGTTCGAGCACCGCCTGCGCGAGCGCGGCTACGACGATGCCGTGCTGGCGCGCATGCGTTGCCCGATGGGCCTGCCCGAGGTCAAGGGCAAGCTGCCGATCGAGATTGCCGTGTCCATCGCCGGCGAAATCATTGCCACCTACAACGCCTGCTTCGGCCAGCACGACGCTGCCGCCAACGCCGGCCCCATTGCCCAGTTGCTGCCGCCTTCCCGGCGCAGCCAAGCCATTTGA
- the xdhB gene encoding xanthine dehydrogenase molybdopterin binding subunit: MSNHHVAKSQAEMAELFSQDLTTGVGRSVKHDSADKHVSGEALYIDDRLEFPNQLHVYARTADRAHARILRIDTTPCYAFEGVRIAITHEDIPGLKDIGPVVAGDPLLAIDKVEFFGQPVLAVAARDLDTARRAAMAAIVEYEDLEPVLDVVDALRKKHFVLDSHTHQRGDSAAALASAPHRLQGTLHIGGQEHFYLETQISSVMPTEDGGMIVYCSTQNPTEVQKLVAEVLDVPMNKVVLDMRRMGGGFGGKETQAASPACLCAVIARLTGQPTKMRLPRVEDMTMTGKRHPFYVEYDVGFDDDGRLHGINLDLAGNCGYSPDLSGSIVDRAMFHSDNAYYLGDATVHGHRCKTNTASNTAYRGFGGPQGMVAIEQVMDHIARHLGRDPLAVRKANYYGKTERNVTHYYQTVEHNMLEEMTAELEASSDYAERRESIRRFNANSPVLKKGLALTPVKFGISFTATFLNQAGALIHIYTDGSIHLNHGGTEMGQGLNTKVAQVVAQVFQVDFSRIQITATNTDKVPNTSPTAASSGADLNGKAAQNAAEILKKRLTEFAARHYQVTEEDVEFRNGHVRVRDQIVSFEHLVQQAYFAQVSLSSTGFYRTPKIYYDRNQARGRPFYYFAFGAACVEVIVDTLTGEYKMLRADILHDVGDSLNPAIDIGQVEGGFIQGMGWLTTEELVWNAKGKLMTNGPASYKIPAVADMPLDMRVKLVENRKNPEDTVFHSKAVGEPPFMLGIAAWCAIKDAVASIADYRVQPNIDAPATPERVLWGCEQMRKAVAAAQPAEPELETVSH, translated from the coding sequence ATGTCTAACCATCACGTAGCCAAGAGCCAGGCCGAGATGGCCGAACTGTTCAGCCAGGACCTGACCACCGGTGTCGGCCGCAGCGTCAAGCACGACAGCGCCGACAAGCATGTATCAGGCGAAGCGCTGTACATCGACGATCGCCTGGAATTCCCCAACCAGCTGCACGTCTATGCGCGTACCGCAGACCGCGCCCATGCGCGCATCCTGCGCATCGACACCACGCCGTGCTATGCCTTCGAGGGCGTGCGCATCGCCATCACCCACGAAGACATCCCAGGACTGAAGGACATCGGCCCGGTGGTCGCCGGCGACCCGCTGCTGGCCATCGACAAGGTCGAGTTCTTCGGCCAGCCGGTGCTCGCCGTGGCGGCCCGCGACCTGGATACCGCACGCCGTGCAGCGATGGCCGCCATTGTCGAATACGAAGACCTGGAGCCGGTGCTGGACGTGGTCGATGCGCTGCGCAAGAAGCACTTCGTGCTCGACAGCCACACCCACCAGCGCGGCGATTCGGCCGCCGCCCTGGCCAGCGCCCCGCACCGCCTGCAAGGCACCCTGCACATCGGCGGCCAGGAGCACTTCTACCTGGAAACCCAGATCTCCTCGGTAATGCCCACCGAGGACGGCGGCATGATCGTCTACTGCTCCACGCAGAACCCCACCGAAGTGCAGAAGCTGGTCGCCGAAGTGCTCGACGTGCCAATGAACAAGGTGGTACTGGACATGCGCCGCATGGGCGGCGGCTTCGGCGGCAAGGAAACCCAGGCGGCAAGCCCGGCCTGCCTGTGCGCGGTGATCGCGCGCCTGACCGGCCAGCCGACCAAGATGCGCCTGCCTCGGGTCGAAGACATGACCATGACCGGCAAGCGCCACCCGTTCTACGTGGAGTACGACGTCGGTTTCGATGACGACGGCCGCCTGCACGGCATCAACCTCGACCTGGCCGGCAACTGCGGCTACTCGCCCGACCTGTCCGGTTCGATCGTCGACCGCGCCATGTTCCACTCCGACAACGCCTATTACCTGGGCGATGCCACCGTGCACGGGCACCGCTGCAAGACCAACACCGCCTCCAACACCGCCTACCGCGGCTTCGGCGGCCCGCAGGGCATGGTCGCCATCGAACAGGTGATGGACCACATCGCCCGCCACCTGGGCCGCGACCCACTGGCCGTGCGCAAGGCCAACTACTACGGCAAGACCGAGCGCAACGTCACCCACTACTACCAGACCGTCGAGCACAACATGCTCGAGGAAATGACCGCCGAGCTCGAAGCCAGCAGCGACTACGCCGAACGCCGCGAGTCGATCCGCCGCTTCAACGCCAACAGCCCGGTGCTGAAGAAGGGCCTGGCACTGACGCCAGTCAAGTTCGGTATCTCGTTCACCGCCACCTTCCTCAACCAGGCCGGGGCGCTGATCCACATCTACACCGACGGCAGCATTCACCTGAACCACGGCGGCACCGAGATGGGCCAGGGCCTGAACACCAAGGTGGCACAGGTGGTGGCGCAGGTGTTCCAGGTCGATTTCAGCCGCATCCAGATCACCGCCACCAACACCGACAAGGTGCCCAACACCTCGCCGACTGCAGCTTCCAGCGGTGCCGACCTGAACGGCAAGGCTGCCCAGAACGCCGCCGAGATCCTCAAGAAGCGCCTCACCGAGTTTGCCGCTCGGCACTATCAGGTGACCGAGGAAGACGTTGAGTTCCGCAATGGCCATGTGCGCGTACGCGACCAGATCGTCAGCTTCGAGCACCTGGTGCAGCAGGCCTACTTCGCCCAGGTATCGCTGTCGAGCACTGGCTTCTACCGCACGCCGAAGATCTACTACGACCGCAACCAGGCGCGCGGCCGGCCGTTCTACTACTTCGCCTTCGGCGCTGCCTGCGTGGAAGTGATCGTCGACACCCTGACCGGCGAGTACAAGATGTTGCGCGCCGACATTCTGCATGACGTGGGCGACTCGCTGAACCCGGCCATCGACATTGGCCAGGTCGAAGGCGGTTTCATCCAGGGCATGGGCTGGCTGACCACCGAAGAGCTGGTGTGGAACGCCAAGGGCAAGCTGATGACCAACGGCCCGGCCAGCTACAAGATCCCGGCGGTGGCCGACATGCCGCTGGACATGCGGGTGAAGCTGGTGGAGAACCGCAAGAACCCGGAAGACACCGTGTTCCATTCCAAGGCCGTGGGCGAGCCGCCGTTCATGCTCGGCATCGCCGCCTGGTGCGCAATCAAGGACGCCGTGGCCAGCATCGCCGACTATCGCGTGCAACCGAACATAGACGCGCCGGCGACACCGGAGCGGGTGTTGTGGGGTTGCGAGCAGATGCGCAAGGCGGTGGCAGCAGCGCAACCTGCTGAACCGGAACTGGAAACCGTCAGCCACTGA
- the xdhA gene encoding xanthine dehydrogenase small subunit — protein MIQFLVNQELRSEHALDPNMTVLQYLREHLGKPGTKEGCASGDCGACTVVVGELVQNEQGEDSLRYRSLNSCLTFVSSLHGKQLISVEGLKHNGQLHSVQQAMADCHGSQCGFCTPGFVMSLFALQKNSQGADLHQAQEALAGNLCRCTGYRPILDAAEQSCRQPCRDQFDAQQAQTIARLKAIAPTQTGELNSGDKRCLVPLTVADLADLYSSHPEARLLAGGTDLALEVTQFHKTLPVMIYVGHVAELKRIDKTASHLEIGAATPLTDCYGALNEEYPDFGDLLHRFASLQIRNQGTLGGNIGNASPIGDSPPLLIALDAQVVLRQGERQRVMPLEDYFIDYRITARQDSEFIEKIIVPRASNDWAFRAYKVSKRLDDDISAVCAAFNLSIEDGVVSGVRIAFGGMAATPKRARACEAALRGKPWNQASIERACQALAEDFTPLSDFRASKEYRLLTAQNLLRKYFIEQQTPYIETRVTDYV, from the coding sequence GTGATCCAGTTTCTCGTCAACCAGGAGCTGCGTAGTGAGCATGCCCTGGACCCGAACATGACGGTGCTGCAGTACCTGCGCGAGCACCTGGGCAAACCCGGCACCAAGGAAGGTTGCGCCAGTGGCGACTGCGGTGCCTGCACCGTGGTCGTCGGCGAGCTTGTCCAGAACGAACAAGGCGAGGACAGCCTGCGCTACCGCAGCCTGAACTCGTGCCTCACCTTCGTTTCCTCTTTGCACGGCAAGCAACTGATCAGCGTCGAAGGCCTCAAGCACAACGGGCAGCTGCACAGCGTGCAACAGGCCATGGCCGATTGCCACGGTTCGCAATGCGGCTTCTGCACCCCCGGTTTCGTCATGTCGTTGTTCGCCTTGCAGAAGAACAGCCAGGGTGCCGACCTGCATCAGGCTCAGGAAGCCCTGGCCGGCAACCTGTGCCGCTGCACCGGTTACCGGCCGATCCTCGACGCCGCCGAGCAGAGCTGCCGCCAGCCTTGCCGCGACCAGTTCGACGCCCAGCAGGCGCAGACCATCGCCCGCCTCAAGGCCATCGCCCCCACCCAGACTGGCGAACTCAACAGCGGCGACAAGCGCTGCCTGGTGCCACTGACCGTGGCCGACCTGGCCGACCTGTACAGCTCGCACCCCGAAGCCCGCCTGCTGGCCGGTGGTACCGACCTGGCCCTGGAAGTCACCCAGTTCCACAAGACCCTGCCGGTGATGATCTACGTCGGCCACGTTGCCGAACTCAAGCGCATCGACAAGACCGCCAGCCACCTGGAAATCGGCGCTGCCACCCCGCTTACCGACTGCTACGGCGCGCTCAACGAGGAGTACCCGGACTTCGGCGACCTGCTGCACCGCTTCGCCTCGCTGCAGATTCGCAACCAGGGCACCCTGGGCGGCAACATCGGCAATGCCTCGCCGATCGGTGACTCGCCACCCCTGCTGATTGCCCTGGATGCGCAGGTGGTGCTGCGCCAGGGTGAGCGCCAGCGGGTGATGCCGCTGGAAGACTACTTCATCGACTACCGCATCACCGCCCGCCAGGACAGCGAGTTCATCGAGAAGATCATCGTGCCACGCGCCAGCAACGACTGGGCCTTCCGTGCCTACAAAGTGTCCAAGCGCCTGGACGACGACATCTCCGCCGTGTGCGCAGCCTTCAACCTGAGCATCGAAGACGGTGTGGTCAGCGGCGTGCGGATCGCCTTCGGCGGCATGGCAGCCACCCCCAAACGCGCCCGCGCCTGCGAAGCAGCCCTGCGCGGCAAGCCGTGGAACCAGGCCAGCATCGAGCGCGCCTGCCAGGCCCTGGCCGAAGACTTCACCCCGCTCAGCGACTTCCGCGCCAGCAAGGAGTACCGCCTGCTGACCGCGCAGAACCTGCTGCGCAAGTACTTCATCGAACAGCAAACGCCCTACATCGAGACCCGGGTGACCGACTATGTCTAA
- a CDS encoding GntR family transcriptional regulator codes for MTFKAPDSLSEQIADYLAERIIRGELAPGERIQEQKVTQALSVSRGSVREALLILERRHLVAILPRRGAHVTELDERSVRSLCTLMGEFYILLGNAVAQKWRTEGDLSTFLDIQQRLRQAREQQDIKVFVAESFAVMRAAYRFADNPYLQETVENLQPAMSRAYYLALDQRQANMDDYLDLFARLLEAVVARDLPRIREVLTAYGQRSCELVLAALARG; via the coding sequence ATGACGTTCAAGGCGCCGGACAGCCTCTCCGAGCAGATTGCCGACTACCTGGCCGAACGTATCATCCGCGGCGAGCTTGCGCCCGGTGAGCGGATCCAGGAGCAGAAGGTCACCCAGGCCCTCAGTGTCAGCCGCGGCTCGGTGCGCGAAGCGTTGTTGATCCTCGAACGTCGCCATCTGGTAGCGATCCTGCCGCGACGTGGCGCCCATGTCACCGAGCTGGACGAGCGCAGCGTGCGCAGCCTGTGCACCCTGATGGGCGAGTTCTACATCCTGTTGGGCAATGCCGTGGCACAGAAATGGCGCACCGAAGGCGACCTGAGCACGTTTCTGGACATTCAGCAGCGTCTGCGCCAGGCCCGTGAGCAGCAGGACATCAAGGTGTTCGTCGCCGAAAGTTTCGCAGTGATGCGCGCCGCCTACCGCTTCGCCGACAACCCCTACCTGCAGGAAACCGTGGAAAACCTGCAGCCGGCCATGAGCCGCGCCTACTACCTGGCCCTGGACCAGCGCCAGGCCAACATGGACGACTACCTCGACCTGTTCGCCCGCCTGCTCGAAGCTGTGGTTGCCCGTGACCTGCCGCGCATTCGCGAGGTGCTCACCGCCTATGGCCAGCGCAGCTGCGAACTGGTGCTGGCGGCGCTGGCCCGGGGCTGA
- the smc gene encoding chromosome segregation protein SMC, which produces MRLKCIRLAGFKSFVDPTTVNFPSNMAAVVGPNGCGKSNIIDAVRWVMGESSAKNLRGESMTDVIFNGSTSRKPVSQASIELVFDNSETTLLGEYAAYAEISIRRKVTRDGQNSYYLNGTKCRRRDITDIFLGTGLGPRSYSIIEQGMISKLIEAKPEELRNFIEEAAGISKYKERRRETESRIRRTQENLARLTDLREELERQLERLHRQAQAAEKYREYKAQERQLKARLSALRWRDLDERVRQREAVIGDQDVAHEALVAEQRNADASIERLRDGHHELSERFNQVQGRFYSVAGDIARVEQSIQHGQQRLRQLQDDLKEAERTRQETESHLGHDRTLLATLGEELAMLEPEQELTLAAAEESAATLEEAEMGMHGWQEQWDSFNTRSAEPRRQAEVQQARLQQLEASLERLAERQRKLVEEGEQLGVDPQDASLLELSEQLAGSEMLLEELQLSEEQVVERLESVREQLQQATQAQQQQQGDLQRLGGRLASLEALQQAALEPGAGAADWLREQGLEQRPRLAEGLRVEPGWELAVETVLGADLQAVLLDDFAGLDFNGLEQGELRLLLSAAGGERQPGSLLDKVEGRIDLAPWLAQVQPVDDLAEALARRARLGEGQSLVSRDGYWVGRHFLRVSRGGEAQGGVLARGQEIDRLGQQQLELEAALEQLEQKLQVTREQQLELEEQREQLRRRTQEESRQHGELKASLSAGRARAEQVELRRRRLQEELAELVEQRALEQEQLGEARLVLQEALDLMAQDTEQREQLMARRDTLREGLDRIRQEARQHKDHAHQLAVRLGSLRAQHDSTRQALERLEQQAARLSERQEQLSLNLEEGEAPLEELRLKLEELLERRMSVDEEMRLARLHMDEADRALRDAEKRRTQAEQQAQLLRGQLEQMRLENQGLDIRRKTLQEQLLADGYDLQGVLATVEADASEQGTEQELEQVEGRIQRLGAINLAAIEEYEQQSERKRYLDAQDADLVEALDTLENVIRKIDKETRNRFKDTFDQINAGLQALFPKVFGGGSAYLELTGEDLLDTGVTIMARPPGKKNSTIHLLSGGEKALTALALVFAIFKLNPAPFCMLDEVDAPLDDANVGRYARLVKEMSESVQFIYITHNKIAMEMADQLMGVTMHEPGCSRLVAVDVEEALAMVDA; this is translated from the coding sequence ATGCGCCTGAAGTGCATTCGCCTGGCCGGGTTCAAGTCGTTCGTCGACCCGACCACGGTCAACTTCCCCAGCAACATGGCGGCCGTGGTCGGCCCCAACGGCTGCGGCAAGTCCAACATCATCGATGCGGTACGCTGGGTGATGGGCGAGAGTTCGGCGAAGAACCTCCGCGGCGAGTCGATGACCGATGTCATCTTCAACGGCTCCACCAGCCGCAAGCCGGTGAGCCAGGCCAGCATCGAGCTGGTGTTCGACAACAGCGAAACCACCTTGCTCGGCGAGTACGCCGCCTACGCCGAGATTTCCATCCGCCGCAAGGTCACCCGCGACGGGCAGAACAGCTATTACCTGAACGGCACCAAGTGCCGCCGCCGAGACATCACCGACATTTTCCTCGGCACCGGCCTGGGGCCGCGCAGCTACTCGATCATCGAGCAGGGCATGATCTCCAAGCTGATCGAGGCCAAGCCCGAAGAGCTGCGCAACTTCATCGAAGAGGCGGCCGGCATCTCCAAGTACAAGGAGCGCCGCCGTGAAACCGAAAGCCGCATCCGCCGCACCCAGGAGAACCTGGCGCGGCTGACCGACCTGCGTGAAGAGCTGGAGCGGCAGCTCGAGCGCCTGCACCGCCAGGCCCAGGCTGCCGAGAAGTACCGCGAGTACAAGGCCCAGGAGCGCCAGCTCAAGGCGCGCCTGTCGGCCCTGCGCTGGCGCGACCTGGACGAGCGCGTGCGCCAGCGCGAGGCAGTGATTGGCGATCAGGATGTCGCCCACGAGGCGCTGGTCGCCGAGCAGCGCAATGCCGATGCCAGCATCGAACGCCTGCGTGACGGGCACCATGAGTTGTCCGAGCGTTTCAACCAGGTCCAGGGGCGCTTCTATTCGGTGGCCGGTGATATCGCCCGGGTGGAGCAGAGCATCCAGCACGGCCAGCAGCGCCTGCGCCAGTTGCAGGACGACCTCAAGGAGGCCGAACGCACGCGCCAGGAAACCGAATCGCACCTGGGCCATGACCGCACCCTGCTGGCCACCCTTGGCGAAGAGTTGGCCATGCTCGAGCCTGAGCAGGAGTTGACCCTGGCCGCAGCCGAGGAGTCTGCGGCCACCCTCGAAGAGGCCGAAATGGGCATGCACGGCTGGCAGGAGCAATGGGACAGTTTCAATACCCGCTCCGCCGAGCCGCGGCGCCAGGCCGAAGTGCAGCAAGCGCGTCTGCAGCAGCTGGAAGCCAGTCTGGAGCGCCTGGCCGAGCGCCAACGCAAGCTGGTCGAGGAAGGTGAGCAGTTGGGTGTGGATCCACAGGACGCTTCCCTGCTCGAGCTCTCCGAGCAACTGGCCGGCAGCGAGATGCTGCTCGAAGAATTGCAGTTGTCGGAAGAGCAGGTGGTCGAGCGCCTGGAGAGCGTGCGCGAGCAACTGCAGCAAGCAACCCAGGCCCAGCAACAGCAGCAGGGCGACCTGCAGCGCCTCGGCGGCCGCCTGGCCTCGCTGGAGGCGTTGCAGCAGGCTGCGCTGGAGCCGGGCGCAGGCGCCGCCGACTGGCTGCGCGAACAAGGCCTGGAGCAGCGTCCGCGGCTGGCCGAAGGCCTGCGCGTAGAGCCGGGTTGGGAGCTGGCGGTGGAAACCGTGCTGGGTGCCGACTTGCAGGCCGTGTTGCTGGACGATTTTGCCGGGCTGGATTTCAACGGCCTGGAGCAGGGCGAACTGCGCCTGTTGCTGTCGGCGGCGGGCGGCGAGCGCCAGCCCGGCAGCCTGCTCGACAAGGTCGAAGGGCGTATCGACCTGGCCCCGTGGCTGGCCCAGGTGCAGCCGGTCGATGACCTCGCCGAGGCCCTGGCACGGCGCGCAAGGCTGGGCGAAGGGCAGAGCCTGGTAAGCCGTGATGGATACTGGGTTGGCCGCCATTTCCTGCGCGTCAGCCGGGGTGGCGAGGCCCAGGGTGGCGTGCTGGCCCGTGGCCAGGAAATCGACCGCCTGGGGCAGCAGCAGCTGGAACTTGAGGCCGCGTTGGAGCAACTGGAGCAGAAGCTTCAGGTAACCCGCGAGCAGCAGCTGGAGCTGGAGGAGCAGCGAGAGCAACTGCGCCGCCGCACCCAGGAAGAAAGCCGCCAGCACGGTGAGCTCAAGGCCAGCCTGTCGGCCGGGCGTGCCCGCGCCGAGCAGGTAGAACTGCGTCGCCGCCGCTTGCAGGAAGAGCTGGCCGAGCTCGTGGAGCAGCGAGCCCTGGAGCAGGAGCAATTGGGCGAGGCGCGCCTGGTGCTGCAGGAGGCGCTGGACCTGATGGCTCAGGACACCGAGCAGCGCGAGCAATTGATGGCGCGCCGCGACACCTTGCGCGAAGGCCTTGATCGCATCCGCCAGGAAGCCCGCCAGCACAAGGATCACGCCCACCAGTTGGCGGTGCGCCTGGGTTCGCTGCGCGCTCAGCACGACTCCACCCGCCAGGCCCTGGAGCGTCTGGAGCAGCAGGCCGCACGCCTGAGCGAACGCCAGGAGCAGTTGAGCCTGAACCTGGAAGAGGGGGAGGCGCCGCTCGAAGAACTGCGCCTGAAGCTCGAAGAACTGCTGGAACGGCGCATGAGCGTCGACGAGGAAATGCGCCTGGCGCGGCTGCACATGGACGAAGCTGACCGCGCGCTGCGCGATGCCGAAAAGCGCCGTACCCAGGCCGAACAGCAAGCCCAGTTGCTGCGCGGCCAGCTGGAGCAGATGCGCCTGGAAAACCAGGGGCTGGACATCCGCCGCAAGACCTTGCAGGAACAATTGCTGGCCGACGGCTACGATTTGCAGGGCGTGCTCGCCACCGTCGAGGCCGACGCCAGCGAGCAGGGCACCGAGCAGGAGCTGGAACAGGTCGAAGGCCGCATCCAGCGCCTGGGGGCGATCAACCTGGCGGCCATCGAGGAGTACGAGCAGCAGTCCGAGCGCAAGCGTTACCTGGACGCCCAGGACGCTGACCTGGTCGAGGCCCTGGACACCCTGGAAAACGTCATCCGCAAGATCGACAAGGAAACCCGCAACCGCTTCAAGGATACCTTTGATCAGATAAATGCCGGATTACAGGCACTTTTCCCAAAAGTTTTCGGTGGTGGCAGCGCTTATCTGGAACTGACGGGCGAAGATCTACTCGATACAGGGGTGACGATCATGGCGCGTCCGCCGGGCAAGAAGAACAGCACCATCCATCTGCTGTCCGGTGGCGAGAAAGCACTGACCGCATTGGCGCTGGTGTTTGCCATCTTCAAGTTGAACCCCGCACCGTTCTGCATGCTCGACGAGGTCGATGCGCCGCTGGACGATGCCAACGTCGGGCGGTACGCCCGTTTGGTCAAGGAAATGAGTGAAAGCGTGCAGTTCATCTACATCACCCATAACAAGATTGCCATGGAGATGGCGGACCAATTGATGGGGGTGACCATGCACGAGCCCGGTTGTTCACGTCTTGTTGCAGTTGATGTGGAGGAGGCCCTGGCCATGGTAGACGCCTGA
- the zipA gene encoding cell division protein ZipA: MEIGLREWLIVIGVIVIAGILFDGWRRMRGGKGKLKFRLDRSYSNLPDEEGSAEVLGPSRVLETQKEPELDETDLPSVSAPAREREREREAKPAKASKRGKRAAEAQQQGDLNLAAEPREPDLFADADEDFAADNTRSNGFAATGNAAKELPPVEEVLVISVISRDEGGFKGPALLQNILESGLRFGEMDIFHRHESMAGHGEVLFSMANAVKPGIFDLDDIDHFSTRAVSFFLGLPGPRHPKQAFDVMVAAARKLAHELNGELKDDQRSVLTAQTIEHYRQRIVEFERRALTQKR, encoded by the coding sequence ATGGAAATCGGTCTGCGCGAGTGGCTGATCGTCATCGGCGTCATAGTCATCGCCGGTATTCTTTTCGACGGCTGGCGCCGCATGCGCGGCGGAAAAGGCAAGCTGAAATTCCGTCTGGATCGCAGTTATTCCAACCTGCCGGACGAGGAGGGCAGCGCTGAAGTGCTCGGCCCGTCGCGGGTGCTGGAAACCCAGAAGGAGCCTGAGCTGGACGAAACCGACCTGCCTTCGGTCAGTGCGCCGGCGCGTGAGCGCGAACGTGAGCGTGAAGCAAAGCCGGCCAAGGCCAGCAAGCGTGGCAAGCGTGCGGCCGAAGCGCAGCAGCAGGGCGACCTGAACCTGGCCGCCGAACCGCGCGAGCCTGACCTGTTTGCCGATGCCGACGAAGATTTTGCAGCCGACAACACCCGCAGCAACGGCTTTGCTGCCACCGGTAACGCCGCCAAGGAGCTGCCACCGGTCGAGGAAGTGCTGGTGATCAGCGTGATTTCCCGCGACGAAGGCGGTTTCAAGGGGCCAGCGCTGCTGCAGAACATCCTCGAAAGCGGCCTGCGTTTCGGCGAGATGGATATCTTCCACCGCCACGAAAGCATGGCCGGTCACGGTGAGGTGCTGTTCTCCATGGCCAACGCGGTCAAGCCGGGTATCTTCGACCTGGATGACATCGACCACTTCAGCACCCGTGCCGTGAGCTTCTTCCTCGGCCTGCCTGGCCCGCGTCATCCGAAGCAGGCCTTCGACGTGATGGTGGCGGCAGCGCGCAAGCTGGCCCACGAACTCAATGGCGAACTGAAGGACGATCAGCGCAGCGTGCTGACTGCCCAGACCATCGAGCACTACCGCCAGCGTATCGTCGAGTTCGAGCGCCGTGCGCTGACCCAGAAACGCTGA